The Juglans microcarpa x Juglans regia isolate MS1-56 chromosome 2S, Jm3101_v1.0, whole genome shotgun sequence genome has a window encoding:
- the LOC121253215 gene encoding receptor-like protein 32 isoform X4, with amino-acid sequence MDIYSYHHFIFMRLLFPLIACLLLCLLPLSLSYNQLPLCHQEERVALMQFKDSFIIKNYPLYGYYPKVASWRIDGNNTNCCAWDGVECNQDTGHVIALNLSMSCLFGSITSNSSLFRLLHLQNLTLSYNDFNHSQIPSEIGNLSSLTHLDLVYSYFSGQIPSEIQYLSKLSYLWLSSSFDGYNDLYTKLSLTSLLQNLTNLQVLGFLDINISSTVPESLANLSSLQSLYLVNCGLYGQFPTRIFHLPHLQELYVSAKEDLTGTIPNSFSNLTQLTYLDLSQNSFNDFSWLTRASSNDILPQFEYLGLAHLKYLTKFPDILRNQSKLEELHLEGSNLQGLIPKWMHNRLF; translated from the exons atggaCATCTATTCCTATCATCACTTCATATTCATGCGCCTGCTTTTCCCTTTGATCGCATGCCTCCTTCTCTGCTTActccctctctctttgtcttATAATCAGCTTCCACTTTGCCATCAAGAAGAGAGGGTAGCTCTGATGCAATTCAAGGatagttttatcataaaaaacTACCCTTTATATGGATACTATCCTAAGGTTGCTTCATGGAGAATAGATGGAAACAATACCAATTGTTGTGCTTGGGATGGGGTTGAATGCAACCAAGACACGGGTCATGTCATCGCCCTCAACCTTAGTATGAGTTGTCTCTTTGGTTCTATCACCTCCAACAGTAGTCTCTTCCgccttcttcatcttcaaaaccTTACTCTTTCTTATAATGACTTCAATCACTCCCAAATCCCATCTGAGATTGGTAATCTTTCAAGCCTAACACATCTAGACCTCGTCTACTCCTACTTTTCAGGACAAATCCCCTCTGAAATTCAATACCTATCCAAGTTGTCTTATCTTTGgttgtcttcttcttttgatggttataatgatttatatacCAAATTAAGTCTGACAAGTTTATTGCAAAATTTAACAAACCTTCAAGTGCTTGGGTTTCTTGATATCAACATATCTTCCACTGTACCTGAAAGCCTGGCAAATTTATCTTCTTTACAGAGTCTATATCTGGTTAACTGCGGATTGTATGGGCAATTTCCAACCAGAATATTTCACCTACCACACCTACAGGAGCTATATGTTTCGGCCAAGGAAGATCTCACAG GAACCATCCCAAATTCGTTCAGTAACCTTACCCAACTCACTTACCTAGACctttcacaaaactcattcaACGATTTTTCGTGGCTCACCAGAGCTAGTTCAAACGACATTCTTCCACaatttgaatatttaggattgGCTCATCTCAAGTACTTAACCAAGTTCCCAGATATATTACGAAACCAAAGTAAATTGGAAGAACTACATCTAGAAGGCAGCAATCTCCAAGGCTTGATACCCAAATGGATGCATAAT AGGTTGTTTTGA
- the LOC121253215 gene encoding receptor-like protein Cf-9 isoform X3, with amino-acid sequence MDIYSYHHFIFMRLLFPLIACLLLCLLPLSLSYNQLPLCHQEERVALMQFKDSFIIKNYPLYGYYPKVASWRIDGNNTNCCAWDGVECNQDTGHVIALNLSMSCLFGSITSNSSLFRLLHLQNLTLSYNDFNHSQIPSEIGNLSSLTHLDLVYSYFSGQIPSEIQYLSKLSYLWLSSSFDGYNDLYTKLSLTSLLQNLTNLQVLGFLDINISSTVPESLANLSSLQSLYLVNCGLYGQFPTRIFHLPHLQELYVSAKEDLTGHLPEFHTNSPLEYLILDGTNFSGNHLPASIGNLNSLTTLSIRNCNFSGTIPNSFSNLTQLTYLDLSQNSFNDFSWLTRASSNDILPQFEYLGLAHLKYLTKFPDILRNQSKLEELHLEGSNLQGLIPKWMHNRLF; translated from the exons atggaCATCTATTCCTATCATCACTTCATATTCATGCGCCTGCTTTTCCCTTTGATCGCATGCCTCCTTCTCTGCTTActccctctctctttgtcttATAATCAGCTTCCACTTTGCCATCAAGAAGAGAGGGTAGCTCTGATGCAATTCAAGGatagttttatcataaaaaacTACCCTTTATATGGATACTATCCTAAGGTTGCTTCATGGAGAATAGATGGAAACAATACCAATTGTTGTGCTTGGGATGGGGTTGAATGCAACCAAGACACGGGTCATGTCATCGCCCTCAACCTTAGTATGAGTTGTCTCTTTGGTTCTATCACCTCCAACAGTAGTCTCTTCCgccttcttcatcttcaaaaccTTACTCTTTCTTATAATGACTTCAATCACTCCCAAATCCCATCTGAGATTGGTAATCTTTCAAGCCTAACACATCTAGACCTCGTCTACTCCTACTTTTCAGGACAAATCCCCTCTGAAATTCAATACCTATCCAAGTTGTCTTATCTTTGgttgtcttcttcttttgatggttataatgatttatatacCAAATTAAGTCTGACAAGTTTATTGCAAAATTTAACAAACCTTCAAGTGCTTGGGTTTCTTGATATCAACATATCTTCCACTGTACCTGAAAGCCTGGCAAATTTATCTTCTTTACAGAGTCTATATCTGGTTAACTGCGGATTGTATGGGCAATTTCCAACCAGAATATTTCACCTACCACACCTACAGGAGCTATATGTTTCGGCCAAGGAAGATCTCACAGGTCATTTGCCCGAATTTCACACAAACTCTCCTCTCGAGTATTTAATACTTGACGGCACAAATTTCTCTGGTAATCATCTACCTGCGTCAATTGGAAACCTTAATTCCTTAACTACCTTGTCAATTAGGAATTGTAATTTTTCAGGAACCATCCCAAATTCGTTCAGTAACCTTACCCAACTCACTTACCTAGACctttcacaaaactcattcaACGATTTTTCGTGGCTCACCAGAGCTAGTTCAAACGACATTCTTCCACaatttgaatatttaggattgGCTCATCTCAAGTACTTAACCAAGTTCCCAGATATATTACGAAACCAAAGTAAATTGGAAGAACTACATCTAGAAGGCAGCAATCTCCAAGGCTTGATACCCAAATGGATGCATAAT AGGTTGTTTTGA
- the LOC121253214 gene encoding receptor-like protein 32 isoform X2, whose amino-acid sequence MDIYSYHHFIFMRLLFPLIACLLLCLLPLSLSYNQLPLCHQEERVALMQFKDSFIIQNNSFYGEYPKVASWGIDGNNTHCCAWDGVECNQDTGHVIALNLSRSCLYGSITSNSSLFRLLHLQNLTLSYNDFNHSQIPSEIGNLSSLTHLDLFHSHFSGQIPSEIQYLSKLSYLRLSSSFDAYNDLYTKLSQTSLLQNLTNLKVLGFYGINISSTVLESLANLSSLQILVLTDCGLYGRFPTRIFQLPHLQGLSISNNEDLTGHLPEFHTNSPLEGLELDNTNFSGNLPASIGNLNSLTYFSIGNCNFSGTIPNSFSNLTQLTYLDLSQNSFNDLSWLTRASSNDILPQFEYLGLAHLKYLTKFPDILRNQSKLWWLDLEGSNLQGLIPKWMHNVSKESLQYFYLSNNFLTGFENSPAIIPWPNLVYFDLKNNTMHGSLPIPPPSLVAYFVCSNSFTGRISPFICNMSLPEVLDLSHNYLSGMIHPCIGNLSKSLSALVLRSNNFGHTIPKAWAKGCSINMIDLSENQLQGHLPRSLANCTELEYLHVGRNQFNDTDPFWLETLQQLKILILHSNGFHGAIRSPETNYTFPNLRIIDVSHNYFSGNLPAGYFAQWDAMKSVVAKNLKYLDDISSVDYSIIITIKGVELEYKKIQDGLTVIDFSCNRFEGDIPEILGNLEGLHALNLSNNAFTGHIPSSFANLTQLESLDLSQNKLFGQIPPELVQLNFLSKFNVSHNCLTGPIPQGQQFGTFPNTSFEDNRGLCGRPLSKICGDSDISTPPPSTFEENQGPKLFFEFRWKVVVMGCGCGFVFGVVIGHIGTTRKQDWLIKIFGKKQHQTRISRVNRRDERT is encoded by the exons atggaCATCTATTCCTATCATCACTTCATATTCATGCGCCTGCTTTTCCCTTTGATCGCATGCCTCCTTCTCTGCTTActccctctctctttgtcttATAATCAGCTTCCACTTTGCCATCAAGAAGAGAGGGTAGCTCTGATGCAATTCAAGGATAGTTTTATCATACAAAACAACTCTTTTTATGGGGAATATCCTAAGGTTGCATCATGGGGAATAGATGGAAACAATACCCATTGTTGTGCTTGGGATGGGGTTGAATGCAACCAAGACACGGGTCATGTCATCGCCCTCAACCTTAGTAGGAGTTGTCTCTATGGTTCTATCACCTCCAACAGTAGTCTCTTCCgccttcttcatcttcaaaaccTTACTCTTTCTTATAATGACTTCAATCACTCCCAAATCCCATCTGAGATTGGTAATCTTTCAAGCCTAACACATCTCGACCTCTTCCACTCCCACTTTTCAGGACAAATCCCCTCTGAAATTCAATACCTATCCAAGTTGTCTTATCTTCGGCTGTCTTCTTCTTTTGATGcttataatgatttatatacCAAATTAAGTCAGACAAGTTTATTACAAAATTTAACAAACCTTAAAGTGCTTGGGTTTTATGGTATCAACATATCCTCCACTGTACTTGAAAGCCTGGCAAATTTATCTTCTTTACAGATTCTAGTTCTGACTGACTGCGGACTGTATGGGCGATTCCCAACCAGAATATTTCAGCTACCACACCTACAGGGCCTATCTATTTCAAACAATGAAGATCTCACAGGTCATTTGCCCGAATTTCACACAAACTCTCCTCTCGAAGGTTTAGAACTTGACAACACAAATTTCTCTGGTAATCTGCCTGCTTCAATTGGAAACCTTAATTCCTTAACTTACTTCTCAATTggaaattgtaatttttcagGAACCATCCCAAATTCGTTCAGTAACCTTACCCAACTCACTTACCTAGACctttcacaaaactcattcaACGATTTGTCGTGGCTCACCAGAGCTAGTTCAAACGACATTCTTCCACaatttgaatatttaggattgGCTCATCTCAAGTACTTAACCAAGTTCCCAGATATATTACGAAACCAAAGTAAATTGTGGTGGCTAGATCTAGAAGGCAGCAATCTCCAAGGCTTGATACCCAAATGGATGCATAATGTAAGTAAAGAATCTCTTCAATATTTCTACCTTTCTAACAACTTTCTCACTGGCTTTGAAAATTCTCCGGCAATTATCCCATGGCCAAATCTAGTATATTTTGACCTTAAGAATAACACGATGCATGGATCGCTCCCAATTCCACCACCATCCCTAGTGGCTTATTTCGTCTGCAGTAATTCTTTCACCGGAAGGATTTCACCATTTATTTGCAATATGAGTTTACCTGAAGTGCTTGATTTGTCCCATAACTATTTGAGTGGCATGATTCATCCATGTATAGGCAACTTGAGTAAATCTTTGTCAGCGCTAGTACTGCGAAGCAACAACTTTGGCCACACCATCCCAAAAGCATGGGCAAAAGGATGCAGCATAAACATGATTGATTTAAGTGAAAACCAGTTACAGGGTCATTTGCCAAGATCTTTGGCCAACTGTACTGAGCTTGAGTATCTTCATGTTGGGCGCAATCAATTCAATGATACCGATCCCTTTTGGTTGGAAACTCTTCAACAGCTAAAGATTCTTATTCTCCATTCTAATGGCTTCCACGGTGCAATAAGGAGTCCGGAAACAAATTACACATTCCCCAATTTGCGTATCATTGACGTCTCTCACAACTATTTTTCTGGGAATCTGCCTGCGGGATACTTCGCACAATGGGATGCCATGAAATCTGTTGTGGCaaagaatttaaaatacttGGATGATATCAGCTCGGTCGACTATTCAATTATAATAACGATAAAAGGTGTGGAGTTGGAGTATAAGAAGATCCAAGATGGCCTCACAGTCATAGATTTCTCATGCAACAGATTTGAAGGAGATATTCCTGAAATACTGGGGAATCTAGAAGGACTTCATGCCCTGAACCTTTCCAATAATGCTTTCACTGGTCATATCCCATCATCCTTTGCGAACTTGACACAGCTAGAATCATTAGACCTTTCTCAAAACAAGTTGTTCGGACAGATACCTCCTGAATTAGTCCAGCTCaatttcctttcaaaatttAATGTGTCACATAATTGCCTCACTGGACCTATACCACAGGGGCAACAGTTTGGAAC ATTTCCAAATACCTCATTTGAAGATAACCGAGGACTGTGTGGAAGGCCATTGTCCAAAATCTGTGGAGATTCTGACATTTCAACACCTCCACCTTCAACCTTTGAAGAGAATCAAGGTCCAAAATTGTTCTTTGAATTTCGTTGGAAAGTAGTTGTGATGGGATGTGGATGTGGATTCGTATTTGGAGTTGTTATCGGGCACATTGGGACAACCAGAAAGCAAGATTGGCTCATCAAGATTTTTGGCAAGAAGCAACACCAAACTCGAATAAGCCGGGTGAATCGTCGG GATGAGAGGACATGA
- the LOC121253214 gene encoding receptor-like protein 32 isoform X1: MDIYSYHHFIFMRLLFPLIACLLLCLLPLSLSYNQLPLCHQEERVALMQFKDSFIIQNNSFYGEYPKVASWGIDGNNTHCCAWDGVECNQDTGHVIALNLSRSCLYGSITSNSSLFRLLHLQNLTLSYNDFNHSQIPSEIGNLSSLTHLDLFHSHFSGQIPSEIQYLSKLSYLRLSSSFDAYNDLYTKLSQTSLLQNLTNLKVLGFYGINISSTVLESLANLSSLQILVLTDCGLYGRFPTRIFQLPHLQGLSISNNEDLTGHLPEFHTNSPLEGLELDNTNFSGNLPASIGNLNSLTYFSIGNCNFSGTIPNSFSNLTQLTYLDLSQNSFNDLSWLTRASSNDILPQFEYLGLAHLKYLTKFPDILRNQSKLWWLDLEGSNLQGLIPKWMHNVSKESLQYFYLSNNFLTGFENSPAIIPWPNLVYFDLKNNTMHGSLPIPPPSLVAYFVCSNSFTGRISPFICNMSLPEVLDLSHNYLSGMIHPCIGNLSKSLSALVLRSNNFGHTIPKAWAKGCSINMIDLSENQLQGHLPRSLANCTELEYLHVGRNQFNDTDPFWLETLQQLKILILHSNGFHGAIRSPETNYTFPNLRIIDVSHNYFSGNLPAGYFAQWDAMKSVVAKNLKYLDDISSVDYSIIITIKGVELEYKKIQDGLTVIDFSCNRFEGDIPEILGNLEGLHALNLSNNAFTGHIPSSFANLTQLESLDLSQNKLFGQIPPELVQLNFLSKFNVSHNCLTGPIPQGQQFGTFPNTSFEDNRGLCGRPLSKICGDSDISTPPPSTFEENQGPKLFFEFRWKVVVMGCGCGFVFGVVIGHIGTTRKQDWLIKIFGKKQHQTRISRVNRRVNRRK, from the exons atggaCATCTATTCCTATCATCACTTCATATTCATGCGCCTGCTTTTCCCTTTGATCGCATGCCTCCTTCTCTGCTTActccctctctctttgtcttATAATCAGCTTCCACTTTGCCATCAAGAAGAGAGGGTAGCTCTGATGCAATTCAAGGATAGTTTTATCATACAAAACAACTCTTTTTATGGGGAATATCCTAAGGTTGCATCATGGGGAATAGATGGAAACAATACCCATTGTTGTGCTTGGGATGGGGTTGAATGCAACCAAGACACGGGTCATGTCATCGCCCTCAACCTTAGTAGGAGTTGTCTCTATGGTTCTATCACCTCCAACAGTAGTCTCTTCCgccttcttcatcttcaaaaccTTACTCTTTCTTATAATGACTTCAATCACTCCCAAATCCCATCTGAGATTGGTAATCTTTCAAGCCTAACACATCTCGACCTCTTCCACTCCCACTTTTCAGGACAAATCCCCTCTGAAATTCAATACCTATCCAAGTTGTCTTATCTTCGGCTGTCTTCTTCTTTTGATGcttataatgatttatatacCAAATTAAGTCAGACAAGTTTATTACAAAATTTAACAAACCTTAAAGTGCTTGGGTTTTATGGTATCAACATATCCTCCACTGTACTTGAAAGCCTGGCAAATTTATCTTCTTTACAGATTCTAGTTCTGACTGACTGCGGACTGTATGGGCGATTCCCAACCAGAATATTTCAGCTACCACACCTACAGGGCCTATCTATTTCAAACAATGAAGATCTCACAGGTCATTTGCCCGAATTTCACACAAACTCTCCTCTCGAAGGTTTAGAACTTGACAACACAAATTTCTCTGGTAATCTGCCTGCTTCAATTGGAAACCTTAATTCCTTAACTTACTTCTCAATTggaaattgtaatttttcagGAACCATCCCAAATTCGTTCAGTAACCTTACCCAACTCACTTACCTAGACctttcacaaaactcattcaACGATTTGTCGTGGCTCACCAGAGCTAGTTCAAACGACATTCTTCCACaatttgaatatttaggattgGCTCATCTCAAGTACTTAACCAAGTTCCCAGATATATTACGAAACCAAAGTAAATTGTGGTGGCTAGATCTAGAAGGCAGCAATCTCCAAGGCTTGATACCCAAATGGATGCATAATGTAAGTAAAGAATCTCTTCAATATTTCTACCTTTCTAACAACTTTCTCACTGGCTTTGAAAATTCTCCGGCAATTATCCCATGGCCAAATCTAGTATATTTTGACCTTAAGAATAACACGATGCATGGATCGCTCCCAATTCCACCACCATCCCTAGTGGCTTATTTCGTCTGCAGTAATTCTTTCACCGGAAGGATTTCACCATTTATTTGCAATATGAGTTTACCTGAAGTGCTTGATTTGTCCCATAACTATTTGAGTGGCATGATTCATCCATGTATAGGCAACTTGAGTAAATCTTTGTCAGCGCTAGTACTGCGAAGCAACAACTTTGGCCACACCATCCCAAAAGCATGGGCAAAAGGATGCAGCATAAACATGATTGATTTAAGTGAAAACCAGTTACAGGGTCATTTGCCAAGATCTTTGGCCAACTGTACTGAGCTTGAGTATCTTCATGTTGGGCGCAATCAATTCAATGATACCGATCCCTTTTGGTTGGAAACTCTTCAACAGCTAAAGATTCTTATTCTCCATTCTAATGGCTTCCACGGTGCAATAAGGAGTCCGGAAACAAATTACACATTCCCCAATTTGCGTATCATTGACGTCTCTCACAACTATTTTTCTGGGAATCTGCCTGCGGGATACTTCGCACAATGGGATGCCATGAAATCTGTTGTGGCaaagaatttaaaatacttGGATGATATCAGCTCGGTCGACTATTCAATTATAATAACGATAAAAGGTGTGGAGTTGGAGTATAAGAAGATCCAAGATGGCCTCACAGTCATAGATTTCTCATGCAACAGATTTGAAGGAGATATTCCTGAAATACTGGGGAATCTAGAAGGACTTCATGCCCTGAACCTTTCCAATAATGCTTTCACTGGTCATATCCCATCATCCTTTGCGAACTTGACACAGCTAGAATCATTAGACCTTTCTCAAAACAAGTTGTTCGGACAGATACCTCCTGAATTAGTCCAGCTCaatttcctttcaaaatttAATGTGTCACATAATTGCCTCACTGGACCTATACCACAGGGGCAACAGTTTGGAAC ATTTCCAAATACCTCATTTGAAGATAACCGAGGACTGTGTGGAAGGCCATTGTCCAAAATCTGTGGAGATTCTGACATTTCAACACCTCCACCTTCAACCTTTGAAGAGAATCAAGGTCCAAAATTGTTCTTTGAATTTCGTTGGAAAGTAGTTGTGATGGGATGTGGATGTGGATTCGTATTTGGAGTTGTTATCGGGCACATTGGGACAACCAGAAAGCAAGATTGGCTCATCAAGATTTTTGGCAAGAAGCAACACCAAACTCGAATAAGCCGGGTGAATCGTCGGGTGAACCGTAGGAAGTAG
- the LOC121253218 gene encoding uncharacterized protein LOC121253218 isoform X1 yields MGIKISYCLMLGCFDVCEDDVIVSSPRAVDQENGRNEGESSGQSCILPQRVISEHKKVMSSSVLAENALSPSILLVTRTGEPLLKPWNFDIIVVALLLLLLFIIYTCSVTTIFVYGFVLLLYELRFLSNSSCFHFPCLIDGLCGAV; encoded by the exons ATGGGCATCAAAATCAGTTATTGTTTGATGCT AGGTTGTTTTGATGTTTGTGAGGATGATGTTATTGTGAGTAGTCCAAGAGCTGTGGAtcaagaaaatggaagaaatgaGGGTGAGAGTTCAGGACAGAGCTGTATTTTACCACAGCGTGTAATTTCTGAGCATAAAAAAGTTATGAGCAGTTCAGTACTAGCAGAGAATGCTCTATCTCCTTCGATTTTGTTGGTGACGAGGACAGGTGAGCCACTTTTAAAACCTTGGAACTTTGATATTATTGTCGttgctcttcttcttctgttgCTGTTCATAATATATACCTGCAGTGTTACTACAATCTTTGTGTATGGTTTTGTATTGTTGCTATATGAATTACGTTTTTTGTCAAACTCTTCATGTTTTCACTTTCCTTGCTTGATAGATGGGTTGTGTGGAGCTGTATAG
- the LOC121253218 gene encoding vesicle-associated protein 1-3-like isoform X2: protein MPVTTAQGVELSKQIGATYYIECSSRTQQVKTTNPKKYCVCPNVGVLLPRTARNVTVTMQAPKEAPPDLQWKDKFLLQSVVALDGATTKDITQETLNKEDGKVVEEFKLRVIYIPANPPSPVPEES from the exons ATGCCTGTGACAACTGCACAA GGTGTGGAACTCTCTAAACAGATTGGTGCTACATATTATATAGAATGCAGCTCAAGAACTCAGCAG GTTAAAACAACCAACCCCAAAAAATATTGTGTCTGTCCCAATGTTGGTGTCCTTTTGCCTCGAACCGCACGCAATGTTACCG TTACAATGCAAGCTCCAAAAGAGGCACCCCCTGATTTGCAGTGGAAGGACAAATTTCTACTTCAAAGTGTTGTTGCACTGGATGGTGCAACCACAAAAGACATTACCCAGGAAACG CTTAACAAAGAGGATGGTAAGGTTGTGGAAGAGTTTAAGTTAAGGGTCATTTACATTCCTGCAAATCCCCCATCACCTGTCCCTGAAGAATCTTAA
- the LOC121253218 gene encoding vesicle-associated protein 1-3-like isoform X3 yields the protein MPVTTAQGVELSKQIGATYYIECSSRTQQVKTTNPKKYCVCPNVGVLLPRTARNVTGKYLILQCKLQKRHPLICSGRTNFYFKVLLHWMVQPQKTLPRKRLTKRMVRLWKSLS from the exons ATGCCTGTGACAACTGCACAA GGTGTGGAACTCTCTAAACAGATTGGTGCTACATATTATATAGAATGCAGCTCAAGAACTCAGCAG GTTAAAACAACCAACCCCAAAAAATATTGTGTCTGTCCCAATGTTGGTGTCCTTTTGCCTCGAACCGCACGCAATGTTACCGGTAAATACTTAATT TTACAATGCAAGCTCCAAAAGAGGCACCCCCTGATTTGCAGTGGAAGGACAAATTTCTACTTCAAAGTGTTGTTGCACTGGATGGTGCAACCACAAAAGACATTACCCAGGAAACG CTTAACAAAGAGGATGGTAAGGTTGTGGAAGAGTTTAAGTTAA